The DNA window GCACGCCGAGAGGTCGGAGCGCTCGATGTCTTCGAGCAACCGAAGGTACACCTCGGCGTCCTCGTCTGCCGGTCCTCGCTCGTGGTAATGCTCGCCGAGAAGGTTGAGGATGACGTTGACGTTGCGTTGGTTCAAATCCCGCGTGTACTCGAGCGCTTCCGCCGGGGTTTCACCCGCGACGAACCGACTGGCAATCGGTGGTATCATGCATCTTCTTTCACACTCCCGCGTCTTATCATTGTATATTGCACCCGTGACAGTCATCGGCATATATTCCGGGCCAGACCGCTGGGTCTTAAGACCCGGAGGGTATCTATCCCCATATGAATCTTCTCGGTGCGGACGTGTTCGAAACCGTGGCCGTCGCGGTGTGGGCGATGTTGCCCGCGTACGTCCCGAACAATTTCGCGGTGCTCGCGGGGGGCGGCACGCCGATAGACGGCGGACGGACGTGGAACGGCAAGCGCATTCTCGGTGACGGGAAGACGTGGCGCGGGACGGCGGCCGGAATTCTGGCCGGAGCGATACTGGCCCTGCTACTGAACGCGATTCGTCCGACGGCGGCGGGCGCGCTGGGCGTCACGCTTCCCGACCCGTTTCCCGCCATCGTGGTTTTCACCCTGCCGGCGGGCGCGATGCTCGGCGACATGACCGCCTCGTTCCTGAAGCGGCGCACCGGCCGGGAGCGCGGCGCGGCGTTTCCCGGCATCGACCAACTCGATTTCGTCGTGATGTCGCTCCTGCTCACCCTGCTCGCCGCGCCGGGGTGGACGCTCGAGACGTTCGAGCTGCCGGTCGTCGTCGTCGTGC is part of the Haladaptatus paucihalophilus DX253 genome and encodes:
- a CDS encoding CDP-2,3-bis-(O-geranylgeranyl)-sn-glycerol synthase; the protein is MNLLGADVFETVAVAVWAMLPAYVPNNFAVLAGGGTPIDGGRTWNGKRILGDGKTWRGTAAGILAGAILALLLNAIRPTAAGALGVTLPDPFPAIVVFTLPAGAMLGDMTASFLKRRTGRERGAAFPGIDQLDFVVMSLLLTLLAAPGWTLETFELPVVVVVLVVTPLLHIVTNVIAYVLGLKNEPW